From the Martelella mediterranea DSM 17316 genome, one window contains:
- a CDS encoding GntR family transcriptional regulator — MTKPEPIAARISRALAERIVSGEIAAGAPLRQDHIAEEFGASHVPVREAFRRLEAQGLVESQPRRGVRVAGFSMEEVREIAEMRSALEVLALRNAAPHLTSAILDEAEEATRAGDQARDVQAWEEANRRFHRLILAPCGMPRLMRSIDDLHTASARFLFSGWRAEWDTPTDRDHRTILLALRRGDTEAAALLLGRHVQWIGQKPARTPVSRSAR; from the coding sequence ATGACCAAGCCCGAACCCATCGCCGCCCGCATCAGCCGGGCGCTAGCCGAACGGATCGTCTCCGGCGAGATCGCCGCCGGCGCGCCGCTGCGGCAAGATCATATCGCCGAGGAGTTCGGCGCAAGCCATGTGCCGGTGCGCGAGGCATTCCGCCGGCTCGAGGCGCAGGGGCTGGTGGAAAGCCAGCCGCGCCGGGGCGTGCGCGTGGCCGGCTTCAGCATGGAGGAGGTGCGCGAGATTGCCGAGATGCGCTCGGCGCTCGAAGTGCTGGCGCTGCGTAATGCTGCGCCTCATCTCACCAGCGCCATTCTCGATGAAGCCGAGGAGGCAACCCGCGCCGGCGATCAGGCCCGCGATGTCCAAGCCTGGGAGGAGGCGAACCGCCGCTTCCACCGGCTGATCCTCGCTCCCTGCGGCATGCCGCGGCTGATGCGCAGCATCGATGATCTTCATACCGCGAGCGCCCGCTTCCTGTTTTCCGGCTGGCGCGCGGAATGGGACACGCCGACCGACCGCGACCATCGCACCATCCTCCTGGCGCTGCGCCGCGGCGATACAGAAGCCGCAGCCCTTCTGCTTGGCCGCCACGTGCAGTGGATCGGTCAGAAGCCCGCCAGGACGCCGGTCAGCCGTTCCGCCCGCTGA
- a CDS encoding biotin transporter BioY, with the protein MRLSSPALLPAFSPLAPQNRSLAWKAAAVFLGSLFLALSSYIEVPMVPVPVTMQTFAVTLVGALYGWRLGGITIVAWLIEGALGLPVLAGGAAGFVHFMGPTGGYLFAFPIAGMVAGFLAERGWNGHRVALAFLAMLAGNALCLLLGAAWLSLMIGVSAAFTAGVLPFLIGAVLKSALAAAALKALARGPKRAG; encoded by the coding sequence ATGCGTCTATCCAGCCCCGCCCTTCTACCGGCGTTCAGCCCGCTCGCCCCGCAGAACCGCAGCCTCGCCTGGAAGGCGGCGGCGGTGTTTCTGGGAAGCCTGTTTCTTGCGCTGTCTTCCTATATCGAAGTCCCGATGGTTCCTGTTCCGGTCACGATGCAGACCTTCGCGGTAACGCTGGTCGGCGCGCTTTACGGCTGGAGGCTCGGTGGAATCACCATTGTCGCATGGCTGATTGAGGGCGCTCTGGGTCTGCCGGTTCTGGCGGGCGGCGCTGCGGGCTTTGTCCATTTCATGGGGCCCACGGGCGGCTATCTGTTCGCCTTCCCGATCGCCGGCATGGTCGCCGGTTTTCTGGCCGAGCGCGGCTGGAACGGCCATCGGGTCGCCCTTGCCTTCCTCGCCATGCTTGCCGGCAATGCGCTCTGCCTGCTGCTTGGCGCTGCCTGGCTTTCGCTGATGATCGGCGTCAGCGCCGCGTTTACGGCGGGCGTCCTGCCCTTCCTGATCGGCGCCGTGCTGAAATCGGCTCTTGCCGCCGCCGCGCTGAAGGCGCTTGCCCGCGGCCCGAAGCGCGCCGGGTGA
- a CDS encoding DUF1284 domain-containing protein encodes MTVRLRPHHLLCMLTYAGKGYSPAFTANMTVVVGRIAGGEPVEIVEGPDDICKPLLSEPDPHCYRESVQVRDRRASQDVGQLLGVSISAGELPALTEGRLDMLRQAFRDGDIRAACRDGDIRAACRDCEWQELCGRIADNAFSGTALREAGRHDIPPRDRQP; translated from the coding sequence ATGACGGTAAGGCTGCGCCCGCATCATCTGCTCTGCATGCTCACCTATGCGGGCAAGGGCTACAGCCCCGCCTTCACCGCCAATATGACGGTGGTCGTGGGGCGGATCGCGGGCGGCGAGCCGGTCGAGATCGTCGAGGGCCCGGACGATATCTGCAAACCGCTGCTGTCAGAACCCGATCCGCATTGCTACCGGGAAAGTGTGCAAGTCCGCGATCGGCGGGCCTCGCAAGATGTCGGGCAACTGCTCGGGGTCTCGATTTCTGCGGGTGAGCTGCCGGCCCTCACCGAGGGCCGGCTGGACATGCTCCGGCAAGCCTTCCGCGATGGCGATATCCGCGCGGCCTGCCGCGATGGCGATATCCGCGCGGCCTGCCGCGACTGCGAATGGCAGGAGCTCTGCGGACGCATTGCAGACAATGCTTTTTCGGGAACGGCTCTGAGGGAAGCCGGCCGGCATGACATACCGCCGAGAGATCGACAGCCTTGA
- a CDS encoding valine--tRNA ligase, protein MLEKTYDAKSVEPRIATRWEQADAFRAGANAKPGRESFSIVIPPPNVTGSLHMGHALNNTLQDIMVRFERMRGKDTLWQPGMDHAGIATQMVVERQLMERQLPGRREMGRDAFIDKVWEWKEESGGQIINQLKRLGASCDWSRERFTMDEGLSEAVREVFVSLYKHGLIYRGKRLVNWDPEFETAISDLEVENREVDGHMWHFKYPLAGGETYTYVEKDADGNVVLEEERDYISIATTRPETMLGDGAVAVHPSDERYAPIIGKFCEIPVGPKEHRRLIPIITDEYPDKNFGSGAVKITGAHDFNDYQVARRNHIPLYRLMDTKAALRDDGEPYAVCAEQAMKIAKSGELPGENEVDDINLVPDEYRGLDRYAARKRIVDAINAEGLAVTVKDEEGNDIPFVENKKIMQPFGDRSGVVIEPMLTDQWFADAKELAGPAIESVREGRTNFVPKNWEKTYFDWMENIEPWCISRQLWWGHQIPAWYGPDGQVFVEKTEEEALDAAIQHYIAHEGPWKAWVEEQLENYEPGNILTRDEDVLDTWFSSALWPFSTLGWPEETEELARYYPTSVLVTGFDIIFFWVARMMMAGLHFMKDEDGNRVEPFHTVYVHALVRDKNGQKMSKSKGNVIDPLDLIEEYGADALRFTLAIMAAQGRDVKLDESRIAGYRNFGTKLWNATRFAEMNGMKLDGSFRPSGATQTINRWILTELSKTTEDVTTAIENFRFNEAADSLYRFVWHELCDWYLELLKPVFMGEDEAAKAEAQHCVAYVLAETYKLLHPFMPFMTEELWNHIGGEGLCCHADWHEPGFRDEEAADEINWLVDLISGIRSARADVNVPPSAKAPLILVGANATTRERTARHYPALERLARIDSLDFEKDAPKGSAQVIIGEATACIPLGSLIDVTAETARLTKAIGKVDADIDRSRKKLGNEKFVANADPEVVATERERFEELKQQREQLSVALSRVAEAG, encoded by the coding sequence ATGCTTGAGAAGACGTATGACGCGAAAAGCGTCGAACCCAGGATTGCCACCCGGTGGGAACAGGCCGATGCCTTCCGCGCCGGAGCCAACGCAAAGCCGGGCAGGGAGAGCTTCTCGATCGTGATCCCGCCGCCGAACGTGACCGGCTCGCTGCATATGGGCCACGCGCTCAACAACACGCTGCAGGACATCATGGTCCGCTTCGAGCGGATGCGCGGCAAGGACACGCTCTGGCAGCCCGGCATGGACCATGCCGGCATCGCCACCCAGATGGTGGTCGAACGGCAGCTGATGGAACGCCAGCTTCCCGGTCGCCGCGAGATGGGCCGCGACGCCTTCATTGACAAGGTCTGGGAATGGAAAGAAGAATCCGGCGGCCAGATCATCAATCAGCTCAAGCGCCTCGGCGCCTCCTGCGACTGGTCGCGTGAGCGCTTCACCATGGATGAGGGGCTTTCCGAGGCCGTTCGTGAGGTCTTTGTTTCGCTCTACAAGCACGGCCTGATCTATCGCGGCAAGCGGCTGGTCAACTGGGACCCGGAATTCGAAACCGCGATTTCCGATCTTGAGGTCGAGAACCGCGAAGTCGACGGCCATATGTGGCATTTCAAATATCCGCTGGCCGGCGGCGAGACCTACACCTATGTCGAGAAGGACGCGGACGGCAATGTCGTCCTCGAGGAGGAGCGCGATTACATCTCGATCGCGACCACGCGCCCGGAAACCATGCTCGGCGATGGCGCCGTCGCCGTTCATCCGTCGGATGAGCGGTATGCCCCAATCATCGGAAAATTCTGTGAAATTCCGGTAGGACCGAAAGAGCATCGACGTCTGATCCCGATCATCACCGACGAATATCCGGACAAGAATTTCGGTTCCGGCGCGGTCAAGATCACCGGCGCGCATGATTTCAACGACTATCAGGTCGCCCGCCGCAACCACATTCCGCTCTACCGGCTGATGGACACCAAGGCGGCGCTGCGCGACGACGGCGAGCCCTATGCCGTCTGCGCCGAGCAGGCGATGAAGATCGCGAAATCCGGTGAGCTGCCGGGCGAAAACGAGGTCGACGACATCAACCTCGTGCCCGATGAATATCGCGGCCTTGACCGCTATGCCGCCCGTAAGCGCATTGTCGACGCCATCAATGCCGAGGGGCTTGCGGTGACCGTGAAGGACGAGGAGGGCAATGATATCCCCTTCGTCGAGAACAAGAAGATCATGCAGCCCTTCGGTGACCGCTCGGGCGTCGTCATCGAGCCGATGCTGACCGACCAGTGGTTCGCCGACGCGAAGGAACTTGCCGGGCCGGCAATCGAATCGGTTCGCGAGGGCCGCACCAATTTTGTCCCGAAGAACTGGGAAAAGACCTATTTCGACTGGATGGAAAACATCGAGCCGTGGTGCATTTCGCGCCAGCTCTGGTGGGGCCACCAGATCCCGGCCTGGTACGGGCCGGACGGCCAGGTCTTCGTCGAAAAGACCGAGGAAGAGGCGCTCGACGCCGCGATCCAGCATTACATCGCCCATGAGGGGCCGTGGAAGGCCTGGGTCGAGGAGCAGCTCGAAAACTATGAACCCGGCAATATCCTGACCCGCGACGAGGATGTGCTCGACACCTGGTTCTCCTCCGCGCTGTGGCCGTTCTCGACGCTCGGCTGGCCGGAAGAGACGGAGGAACTCGCCCGCTATTATCCGACCAGCGTGCTCGTCACCGGCTTCGACATCATCTTCTTCTGGGTTGCCCGCATGATGATGGCCGGGCTGCACTTCATGAAGGACGAGGACGGCAATCGTGTCGAACCCTTCCACACCGTCTATGTTCACGCGCTGGTGCGCGACAAGAACGGTCAGAAGATGTCGAAGTCGAAGGGCAACGTCATCGATCCGCTCGACCTGATCGAGGAATACGGCGCGGACGCGCTGCGGTTCACGCTGGCGATCATGGCCGCCCAGGGCCGCGACGTGAAGCTCGACGAAAGCCGTATCGCCGGCTATCGCAATTTCGGCACCAAGCTCTGGAACGCCACGCGCTTTGCCGAGATGAACGGCATGAAGCTCGACGGCTCGTTCCGCCCCTCCGGCGCGACGCAGACCATCAACCGCTGGATCCTGACCGAGCTTTCGAAGACGACCGAGGACGTCACCACGGCGATCGAAAACTTCCGCTTCAACGAGGCGGCCGATTCCCTCTACCGCTTCGTCTGGCACGAGCTCTGCGACTGGTATCTGGAACTCCTGAAGCCGGTGTTCATGGGCGAGGACGAGGCCGCGAAGGCCGAGGCGCAGCATTGCGTCGCCTATGTTCTGGCCGAAACCTACAAGCTTCTGCACCCGTTCATGCCGTTTATGACCGAGGAATTGTGGAACCATATCGGCGGCGAGGGGCTTTGCTGCCACGCCGACTGGCACGAGCCGGGCTTCCGTGATGAAGAGGCGGCTGACGAAATCAACTGGCTTGTCGATCTGATCTCCGGCATTCGCTCGGCGCGCGCGGACGTAAACGTGCCGCCTTCGGCCAAGGCGCCGCTGATCCTCGTCGGCGCCAATGCCACGACCCGCGAGCGCACCGCCCGCCATTATCCGGCGCTGGAGCGGCTGGCGCGCATCGATTCGCTCGATTTCGAGAAGGACGCGCCCAAGGGGTCGGCCCAGGTCATCATCGGCGAGGCGACCGCCTGCATTCCGCTCGGCAGCCTGATCGATGTGACGGCTGAAACGGCGCGGCTGACCAAGGCGATCGGCAAGGTCGACGCCGATATCGACCGCAGCCGGAAAAAGCTCGGCAACGAGAAATTCGTGGCCAATGCCGATCCGGAAGTGGTGGCCACCGAGCGCGAACGCTTCGAGGAACTGAAGCAGCAGCGCGAGCAGCTTTCCGTGGCGCTGTCGCGGGTGGCGGAAGCCGGGTAA
- a CDS encoding PopZ family protein, protein MAQPKLQQEPSMEEILASIRRIIDSGDDVGRSPRAARDNAAAPREERYRAPEAYRQRDHDAGDASPVEQDPEPFGDNSFVSRRPAFTFDDDSQPSNETEAAHGAEAEQPFEADQEPVTQQAPEPQQPAAARPHPLERDAVYPGTIGEVARQVREATGGAHEPASAARVDDADRSPRMEEGQDHLLSSGSEQRIGNALHALSDALDREGARKIEEIVISELRPLLRDWIEEHMPSIVEEMVGKEIERMRNAKR, encoded by the coding sequence ATGGCGCAGCCGAAATTGCAGCAAGAGCCCTCGATGGAAGAGATTCTCGCTTCGATTCGCCGTATTATCGATAGCGGCGACGATGTCGGGCGTTCTCCACGCGCCGCGCGTGACAACGCTGCCGCGCCCAGGGAAGAGCGCTACCGCGCGCCCGAGGCCTATCGCCAGCGCGATCATGATGCGGGCGACGCGTCTCCTGTCGAACAGGACCCCGAGCCCTTTGGCGACAATTCCTTCGTCTCCCGCCGTCCCGCCTTCACCTTCGATGATGATTCGCAGCCGTCGAACGAGACGGAAGCCGCGCATGGCGCGGAAGCCGAACAGCCGTTCGAAGCGGATCAGGAGCCGGTGACGCAGCAGGCGCCAGAACCGCAGCAACCGGCGGCGGCCCGGCCGCACCCGCTTGAGCGCGATGCGGTCTATCCCGGCACGATCGGCGAGGTTGCGCGCCAGGTGCGGGAGGCGACCGGCGGGGCTCATGAGCCCGCAAGCGCCGCGCGCGTAGACGATGCCGACCGTTCGCCACGCATGGAGGAGGGCCAGGATCACCTGCTCTCATCCGGCTCCGAACAGCGGATCGGCAATGCGCTGCATGCGCTTTCCGACGCGCTGGATCGCGAGGGCGCGCGCAAGATCGAGGAAATCGTGATTTCGGAACTGCGTCCGCTGCTCAGGGACTGGATCGAGGAGCACATGCCTTCGATCGTCGAGGAGATGGTCGGCAAGGAAATCGAGCGCATGCGCAACGCAAAGCGCTGA
- a CDS encoding protein-L-isoaspartate O-methyltransferase family protein — MNFETARRKMVENQIRPTDVTAYPVLEAFLAVPREAFLPPQSRSLAYIDEDIQVKPANEAGPARYMMEPSPLAKLVQLLELSKKDVVLVVGAGDGYAAAILSLLAQSVVGIDSDEELVESASAKFLELGYDNAVVVSGVLPEGYPSEAPYDAIFLNGAVEVVPEALLNQLRDGGRLVCVEGTGYAARATIYHRDGDVFSSLSSFNAAVKPLPGFARAKAFEF; from the coding sequence ATGAATTTCGAGACGGCGCGCCGGAAGATGGTGGAAAACCAGATCAGGCCGACCGATGTGACAGCCTATCCCGTGCTCGAGGCCTTTCTTGCCGTTCCGCGGGAAGCTTTTCTGCCGCCGCAATCCAGGTCGCTCGCCTATATCGACGAGGACATTCAGGTAAAGCCCGCCAATGAAGCCGGCCCCGCCCGCTACATGATGGAGCCGTCGCCGCTTGCGAAGCTCGTCCAGCTTCTGGAGCTCTCCAAGAAGGATGTTGTGCTGGTGGTCGGCGCGGGCGATGGCTATGCTGCGGCCATTCTTTCGCTGCTCGCCCAGTCGGTCGTCGGCATCGACAGCGATGAGGAACTGGTTGAAAGCGCGAGCGCGAAATTCCTCGAACTCGGCTATGACAACGCGGTCGTGGTCAGCGGCGTCCTGCCGGAAGGGTATCCTTCCGAGGCGCCCTATGACGCGATCTTCCTCAACGGCGCCGTCGAGGTCGTTCCGGAGGCGCTGCTGAACCAGTTGCGCGATGGCGGCCGGCTCGTCTGCGTCGAGGGCACGGGCTATGCCGCCCGAGCAACCATCTATCATCGCGACGGCGATGTGTTTTCGTCGCTCTCCTCCTTCAATGCCGCCGTCAAGCCGCTGCCCGGCTTCGCGCGGGCGAAGGCCTTCGAATTCTAG
- a CDS encoding mechanosensitive ion channel family protein — translation MPTIFNSARFFAAWCVFALLTAAGLQLAPAAAQETDDEKTSSELVQEIFQDAQGNAGLKARYERLVTNPISPPDTRSPRATLESFLVIMQTASELWLEVRDSYFDGETFFMTKAQSDQLVLVQSLLEKAARTFDLSAIPAASRQRASIETVLQLQEIFDRIYLPPVEEIPGLAAGAFALSDSDAQALPAKWIIPGTSLTIERQREGPREGEYLFTQGTINQIDDDYEEVKALPMIADLGEDLYQYYIYTPGNLVAPRWYEFILDGPYWLRYQFGNQAYWQWIGLALIAVVSVVALVWFSRWNARRAVPLDPARRQLRRVITPLLIMAAANLIRFLIEEQINITGDLLYVSTTALSALIWTATAWFTYQLLQTLYMWTIRNPAVSNASLDASLLRTGFQVMSFIVAIIVLGYGATQIGIPIYGVVAGLGVGGLAIALAAQPTLENFISGVLLYADRIVRVGDFFQFDDTAGTVEEIGIRSTRIRALDRTLIIVANADLVKRKITNYSRRDVFLFRHKIGLRYETGADTLHNVMEDIRTLLASHESVLESPRRVRLVEYGDSAVLIDIYANISATDINVFLEVQEQLLLSIRDIVERHGSGFAYPTSTVYLAQGDYKEPKPIADVPTKENAGEAPKDDET, via the coding sequence ATGCCGACCATCTTCAATTCCGCCAGATTTTTTGCGGCGTGGTGCGTTTTCGCCCTTTTGACGGCGGCAGGTCTTCAGCTTGCGCCGGCCGCCGCCCAAGAAACTGACGACGAAAAAACCTCCTCCGAGCTGGTGCAGGAAATCTTCCAGGATGCCCAGGGAAATGCCGGCCTGAAGGCGCGTTATGAACGGCTGGTAACGAACCCGATTTCGCCGCCCGACACCCGCAGCCCTCGGGCAACGCTCGAAAGTTTCCTTGTGATCATGCAGACGGCCAGCGAACTCTGGCTTGAGGTGCGCGACAGCTATTTTGACGGCGAGACCTTCTTCATGACAAAAGCCCAGAGCGATCAGCTTGTTCTGGTGCAGTCGCTTCTGGAAAAGGCGGCGCGGACATTCGATCTCTCTGCGATACCTGCCGCTTCGCGGCAGCGCGCGAGCATCGAGACGGTGCTGCAGCTTCAGGAAATATTCGACCGGATCTATCTGCCGCCGGTGGAGGAAATACCGGGTCTTGCCGCGGGCGCGTTCGCGCTGTCGGATTCGGACGCACAAGCGCTGCCGGCAAAATGGATCATTCCCGGCACCAGCCTGACCATCGAACGGCAACGGGAAGGCCCGCGGGAGGGCGAATATCTTTTCACCCAGGGCACAATCAACCAGATTGACGACGATTACGAGGAGGTCAAGGCCCTGCCGATGATCGCCGACCTCGGCGAAGACCTCTACCAGTATTACATCTATACGCCAGGCAATCTGGTCGCGCCGCGCTGGTATGAGTTCATTCTCGATGGACCCTACTGGCTGCGCTACCAGTTCGGAAATCAGGCCTATTGGCAATGGATCGGGTTGGCGCTCATCGCCGTCGTGTCGGTGGTCGCGCTGGTCTGGTTCAGCCGCTGGAATGCACGGCGGGCGGTTCCGCTGGATCCCGCCAGGCGGCAGCTGCGCCGCGTTATCACGCCCTTGCTGATCATGGCCGCGGCAAACCTCATCCGCTTCCTGATCGAGGAGCAGATCAACATCACCGGCGACCTGCTCTATGTCTCCACCACCGCCCTGAGCGCCCTGATATGGACGGCCACGGCCTGGTTCACCTATCAGCTTCTGCAGACGCTCTATATGTGGACCATCCGCAATCCCGCCGTCAGCAATGCCTCGCTTGATGCCAGCCTGCTGCGCACCGGCTTCCAGGTCATGTCCTTCATCGTGGCGATCATCGTGCTCGGCTATGGCGCAACCCAGATCGGCATTCCGATCTACGGCGTCGTCGCCGGTCTCGGCGTCGGCGGCCTGGCGATCGCGCTCGCTGCCCAGCCGACGCTTGAAAACTTCATCAGCGGCGTGCTGCTCTACGCCGACCGGATCGTGCGGGTCGGCGACTTCTTCCAGTTCGACGATACCGCCGGCACGGTGGAGGAAATCGGGATCCGTTCGACGCGCATCCGCGCGCTCGACCGCACCCTCATCATCGTCGCCAATGCCGATCTGGTGAAGCGCAAGATCACCAATTACAGCCGACGCGACGTCTTCCTGTTCCGGCACAAGATCGGCCTCAGATACGAAACCGGCGCCGACACGCTGCACAACGTCATGGAGGATATCCGGACGCTGCTCGCATCCCATGAAAGCGTACTCGAATCGCCGAGGCGGGTCCGGCTCGTGGAATATGGCGATTCGGCCGTGCTGATCGATATCTACGCCAATATCTCGGCTACCGACATCAACGTCTTTCTGGAGGTGCAGGAGCAATTGCTGCTTTCGATTCGCGACATCGTCGAGCGCCACGGTTCCGGTTTTGCCTATCCCACCTCCACCGTCTATCTCGCCCAGGGCGATTACAAGGAACCCAAGCCGATCGCGGACGTTCCGACAAAAGAGAACGCCGGCGAGGCGCCGAAGGACGACGAGACCTAG
- a CDS encoding M20 family metallopeptidase, producing the protein MTQQAIDQLANEIEALKPEFIELSDRIWELAELKFEEFESAKLQTALLEKYGFSVTRGVAGIETAFCGEYSIGGPVIAILGEFDALAGMNQVAGIAEEKSDNPGASGHGCGHNLLGAGSLLAAVGLARHLEKNGIAATVRYYGCPAEEGGGAKTIMVEAGVFNDVDLALTWHPAPFNGVRSTNNLAVIEYDIRFKGVAAHASNAAHLGRSALDALELTNIGINFLREHMPSDCRIHYAITETGGVAANVVQARAAGRYMIRAPEIVGARALAERVKKIAEGAAMMTETSVELELGKATNSLLPNLTLETAMHEQMTALGPVPFDEADEAFARDIQATFSQEAIDSSIRLYQVREDAFSNSRVDGSQPLHRGLRVFEGKSHFRAGSTDVGDVSWVIPTAQCWTPAWAIGTNPHTWQVVAQGKSPTAHKAFVHAAKAIAATGLKAATDPELIEQARAEWKEKTGKR; encoded by the coding sequence ATGACGCAGCAGGCGATTGATCAACTCGCGAATGAAATCGAGGCATTGAAGCCGGAATTCATCGAACTCTCCGACCGGATATGGGAGCTTGCCGAACTGAAATTCGAGGAATTCGAATCGGCGAAGCTCCAGACGGCGCTGCTAGAGAAATACGGGTTTTCCGTCACGCGCGGCGTTGCCGGTATCGAGACCGCCTTTTGCGGCGAATATAGCATCGGCGGGCCGGTGATCGCGATCCTCGGCGAATTCGACGCGCTGGCCGGCATGAACCAGGTCGCCGGCATTGCCGAGGAGAAGTCCGACAATCCGGGCGCAAGCGGCCATGGCTGCGGCCACAACCTGCTTGGCGCGGGCTCGCTTCTGGCGGCCGTGGGTCTTGCCCGTCATCTGGAAAAGAACGGCATTGCGGCCACCGTGCGCTATTATGGCTGCCCGGCGGAGGAGGGCGGCGGCGCCAAGACGATCATGGTCGAGGCCGGCGTGTTCAATGATGTCGACCTTGCGCTGACCTGGCATCCGGCGCCCTTCAACGGCGTGCGCTCCACCAACAATCTCGCCGTGATCGAATATGATATCCGTTTCAAGGGCGTGGCCGCCCACGCCTCCAATGCCGCCCATCTCGGCCGTTCCGCGCTCGATGCGCTGGAGCTCACCAATATCGGCATCAATTTCCTGCGTGAACACATGCCGTCGGATTGCCGGATCCATTACGCGATCACCGAAACCGGCGGCGTGGCAGCCAATGTCGTGCAGGCGCGCGCGGCCGGCCGCTACATGATCCGGGCTCCGGAAATCGTGGGCGCGCGAGCGCTCGCCGAACGGGTGAAGAAGATCGCCGAAGGCGCTGCGATGATGACGGAAACCAGCGTCGAACTGGAACTCGGCAAGGCGACCAACAGCCTGCTGCCCAACCTCACGCTCGAAACCGCGATGCACGAGCAGATGACGGCGCTCGGCCCCGTGCCCTTCGATGAGGCCGACGAGGCTTTCGCGCGGGATATTCAGGCGACCTTCTCACAGGAGGCGATCGACAGCAGCATCCGGCTCTATCAGGTTCGGGAGGATGCGTTTTCCAACAGCCGGGTCGACGGAAGCCAGCCGCTTCACCGGGGCCTGCGGGTCTTTGAGGGCAAGTCGCATTTCCGCGCCGGCTCGACCGATGTCGGCGATGTCAGCTGGGTTATTCCGACCGCGCAATGCTGGACGCCGGCCTGGGCGATCGGCACCAACCCCCACACCTGGCAGGTGGTCGCCCAGGGCAAGAGCCCGACCGCCCACAAGGCCTTCGTCCACGCTGCCAAGGCGATCGCCGCCACCGGCCTCAAGGCCGCCACCGATCCGGAGCTCATAGAACAGGCGCGCGCCGAGTGGAAAGAAAAAACCGGCAAGCGCTAG